ATATCAAGAAACAAAAGAAATCATGCTAGATAATATAGATCTTTTAAATCTATTTGCGAAAGAGCTTCTAGAGAGAGAAACCTTAAACGAAGAGGATTTGGACTTACTAGTTCAAGGGCATGTGGCGTAAATATTATGTAAAGCTTGTAGATGTTTTTAAGTATAAGCTGAAAGCCGAACTCTCTATGTACTTCGGTAGAAAAGACTTTAGAATTGCCTATACAAACTACCCGATTCATCCAGAAGAGTTTGCGACGAAGGCGAGTTTGCTTTTCCCGTCCAACGAAAAAAGAAGGTCGATTATTCCATGAGGATAATTCGACCTTCTTTTTTACTCTCTTTTAGGTTGATAATTCTTTGGTTTTTAGAGCCTTTAAAGACTAGGCGATAATCTTTTTCTTTTTCCATGAAAGGTCCATCTACTAGGATATCACATAAATGTAGTAGCTCTTTCCAAGAATTATTTTGTGAATGGATAATGGCCTCATAAAGGTATCCTGTGTAGACCATAATATTTAAATTAGAATTTTCTTTAATCCTTTTAGCTAAGTCTAAGAATTCATCCCCTTGCTCTAAAGGCTCCCCACCGCTAAAAGTGATTCCATCCAAAAGTGGATTAAGTGATAGTTCTTTTATAATGTCATCAATATCCACCATGTAGCCTTCATCAAAAGAATGTGTGCGGGGATTATGGCAACCTGGACAATTGTGTTTGCAACCTTGGGCAAAAATCACATACCGTATCCCCGGCCCATCTACAATAGACTCCT
This sequence is a window from Alkalibaculum bacchi. Protein-coding genes within it:
- the nrdG gene encoding anaerobic ribonucleoside-triphosphate reductase activating protein, with the protein product MNIRVAGIVKESIVDGPGIRYVIFAQGCKHNCPGCHNPRTHSFDEGYMVDIDDIIKELSLNPLLDGITFSGGEPLEQGDEFLDLAKRIKENSNLNIMVYTGYLYEAIIHSQNNSWKELLHLCDILVDGPFMEKEKDYRLVFKGSKNQRIINLKESKKEGRIILME